The following coding sequences lie in one Listeria ivanovii subsp. londoniensis genomic window:
- a CDS encoding carboxypeptidase M32, which yields MVETLEQEFLAYIKKMEALEEALALVYWDLRTGAPVKGMEGRSDVIGVLSEEIFHMQTSEEMAAFIAGLNLNKENLSEVTRKTLEESQKNYDLNKKIPSKEYAEYTKLVAQAETAWTTAREQNDFAAFEPFLTRILEMKRNFVDYWGYAENKYDTLLDQYEPGVTVAVLDSVFEKVRDGIMAIREKIAKEGIKPDATILNTKISVAKQKEFSIRILNKMGFDFEAGRLDETVHPFATGLNTGDVRITTRYNENDFKMAVFGTIHEGGHAIYEQNFDEALVGTPLANGASMGIHESQSLFYEIIIGSSLAFWKSNYADFQAITKPAFDDVKLEDFYRAVNISESSLIRIEADTLTYPLHIMIRYELEKALINGDLEVKDLPKAWGDKYEEYLGIRPDSDTNGVLQDIHWAGGDFGYFPSYALGLMYAAQFYHQMQKEIPNMDAIIASDDYSELKEWLTQHVHQFGKTKQPLEILTDTTGEGLNPTYLLDLLEKRYAYVYQFDK from the coding sequence TTGGTAGAAACATTAGAACAGGAATTTTTAGCCTATATAAAAAAAATGGAAGCACTGGAAGAAGCTTTAGCATTAGTGTATTGGGACCTTCGAACAGGGGCACCTGTAAAGGGAATGGAAGGACGTTCAGATGTCATTGGTGTTCTTTCCGAAGAAATATTCCATATGCAGACATCCGAAGAAATGGCCGCTTTTATTGCGGGACTAAATCTAAATAAAGAAAATCTATCCGAAGTTACTCGTAAAACTTTAGAAGAGTCTCAAAAAAATTATGATTTAAATAAAAAAATCCCAAGTAAAGAATATGCCGAATACACCAAACTAGTGGCTCAAGCAGAAACAGCTTGGACAACGGCTAGAGAACAAAATGATTTTGCAGCATTTGAACCATTTTTGACTAGGATTTTGGAAATGAAACGCAACTTTGTGGATTATTGGGGTTACGCGGAAAATAAATATGATACATTGCTTGATCAATATGAGCCTGGTGTAACAGTTGCAGTACTTGATTCTGTGTTTGAAAAAGTTCGTGATGGTATTATGGCTATTCGTGAAAAAATTGCCAAAGAAGGAATTAAGCCAGACGCAACAATTTTAAACACAAAAATTTCTGTAGCAAAACAAAAAGAATTTAGTATTCGAATTTTAAACAAAATGGGTTTTGATTTTGAGGCAGGCCGATTAGATGAAACGGTACATCCATTCGCGACGGGATTAAATACCGGTGATGTTCGAATTACTACACGTTACAATGAAAATGATTTCAAAATGGCTGTTTTTGGAACTATCCATGAAGGTGGGCATGCGATTTATGAGCAAAATTTTGATGAAGCGCTTGTAGGAACACCACTAGCAAATGGGGCTTCCATGGGGATTCATGAATCACAGTCGCTATTTTATGAAATTATCATTGGTTCTAGTCTGGCTTTTTGGAAAAGTAATTATGCTGATTTTCAAGCAATTACAAAACCGGCTTTTGATGATGTGAAGCTAGAAGACTTTTATCGTGCTGTGAATATCTCAGAAAGTTCACTGATTCGAATTGAGGCGGATACTTTAACTTATCCACTTCATATTATGATTCGCTATGAACTTGAAAAAGCGTTAATTAATGGCGATTTAGAAGTAAAAGACTTACCGAAAGCCTGGGGAGACAAATACGAAGAATACTTGGGTATCCGTCCAGATTCTGACACAAACGGCGTCTTGCAAGATATTCACTGGGCGGGTGGCGATTTTGGTTATTTCCCATCGTACGCGCTTGGTTTAATGTATGCGGCACAGTTCTACCATCAAATGCAAAAAGAAATCCCTAATATGGATGCGATTATTGCAAGTGATGACTACTCTGAACTAAAAGAATGGTTGACTCAGCACGTTCACCAATTTGGTAAAACAAAACAACCACTAGAAATTTTAACAGATACAACTGGCGAAGGGCTAAATCCAACCTACTTACTAGATTTACTAGAAAAAAGATATGCTTACGTCTACCAGTTTGACAAGTGA
- a CDS encoding THUMP domain-containing class I SAM-dependent RNA methyltransferase: MKTFQLVATAASGLEAIVGKEVARLGYEPKVENGKVYFEGDLAAIARANLWLRVADRVKIVVGVFKATTFDELFEKTKALPWEDYLPLDAEFPVAGKSVKSTLYSVPDCQAIVKKAIVNRVSEKYRRSGRLMETGALFKLEVSILKDEVTLTIDTSGPGLHKRGYRLAQGSAPIKETMAAALVLLTSWHPDRPFYDPVCGSGTIPIEAALIGQNIAPGFNREFVSETWDWMPKQIWADARQEAEDLANYDQPLNIIGGDIDARLIDIAKQNAVEAGLGDLISFRQLQAADFQTEDEYGVVVANPPYGERLEDEEAVRQLYREMGIVYKRMPTWSVYVLTSYELFEEVYGKKATKKRKLYNGYLRTDLYQYWGPRKPRVK, from the coding sequence ATGAAAACATTTCAGTTGGTGGCAACCGCGGCTTCTGGTTTAGAAGCTATTGTTGGGAAAGAAGTGGCACGCTTAGGTTATGAACCAAAAGTTGAAAACGGTAAGGTTTATTTTGAAGGGGATTTAGCTGCAATTGCTAGAGCTAACTTATGGCTTCGTGTTGCAGATCGTGTGAAGATTGTGGTTGGTGTTTTTAAAGCGACGACATTTGATGAATTATTTGAAAAAACAAAAGCATTACCGTGGGAAGATTATTTGCCGCTAGATGCGGAGTTTCCTGTTGCTGGGAAATCAGTTAAATCAACGCTCTATAGTGTTCCTGACTGCCAAGCAATCGTGAAAAAAGCAATTGTTAATCGTGTGAGTGAAAAGTATCGCCGATCTGGTCGTTTAATGGAAACAGGAGCGCTTTTTAAGCTAGAAGTTTCGATTTTAAAAGATGAAGTTACTTTAACAATTGATACGAGTGGCCCGGGATTACATAAACGTGGCTATCGTTTAGCGCAAGGTAGTGCACCAATTAAAGAAACGATGGCAGCAGCACTTGTTTTACTTACAAGCTGGCATCCTGATAGACCTTTTTATGATCCTGTTTGTGGTTCTGGAACAATTCCAATAGAAGCAGCTTTAATTGGCCAAAATATTGCACCAGGTTTTAACCGTGAATTTGTATCAGAAACATGGGATTGGATGCCGAAACAAATTTGGGCGGATGCGAGACAAGAAGCAGAGGATTTGGCAAACTATGACCAACCACTAAATATTATTGGTGGAGATATTGATGCTCGTTTAATTGATATTGCAAAACAAAATGCTGTCGAAGCAGGTCTTGGTGATTTGATATCTTTCCGACAACTTCAAGCAGCGGATTTTCAAACAGAAGATGAATATGGTGTAGTGGTAGCGAATCCACCATACGGAGAACGACTAGAGGATGAAGAAGCTGTCCGTCAACTTTATCGCGAAATGGGTATTGTATATAAAAGAATGCCTACTTGGTCTGTATATGTTCTAACTTCTTATGAATTATTTGAGGAAGTTTATGGTAAAAAAGCAACGAAAAAACGGAAATTATATAATGGTTATTTACGGACTGATTTGTACCAATATTGGGGTCCGAGAAAACCACGTGTGAAATAA
- the gpsB gene encoding cell division regulator GpsB produces MTSEQFEYHLTGKEILEKEFKTGLRGYNPEDVDEFLDMVIKDYSTFTQEIEALQAENIRLVQELDNAPVRTAAQPTPAFQATTQPAGTTNFDILKRLSNLEKHVFGNKLDDNE; encoded by the coding sequence ATGACTTCGGAACAGTTCGAATATCACTTAACTGGTAAAGAAATTTTGGAAAAAGAATTTAAAACTGGGCTTCGTGGATACAATCCAGAAGATGTCGATGAATTTTTAGACATGGTTATTAAAGATTACAGCACATTTACACAAGAAATTGAAGCGCTTCAAGCTGAAAATATTCGTTTAGTACAAGAATTAGACAATGCGCCAGTGAGAACAGCTGCGCAACCAACACCAGCATTTCAAGCAACTACACAACCAGCTGGGACGACCAACTTTGATATCTTAAAACGTCTTTCTAATTTAGAAAAACATGTTTTTGGAAATAAGCTGGACGACAACGAATAG
- a CDS encoding DUF1273 domain-containing protein, which yields MKSIAVTGYKNFELGIFKKDADEAVYIKETIKRHLISLVEDGLEWVIISGQLGVELWAGEVVTELKAEEYPLKLAVLEPFEKQSSNWNEANQLWANEILAVADYHAFITKRPYENPAQFQVKDGFIIDNTDGALLVYDLEKEGSPKFFYERAKIAKEQSDYYLECIDFYALQDVVDDMNQTF from the coding sequence GTGAAATCCATCGCCGTGACGGGATATAAAAATTTTGAACTGGGAATTTTTAAAAAGGATGCGGATGAAGCTGTTTATATTAAGGAAACTATCAAACGCCACTTAATCTCGCTTGTAGAAGATGGTTTAGAATGGGTTATTATTTCTGGGCAACTTGGAGTTGAACTTTGGGCTGGGGAAGTTGTGACAGAGCTTAAAGCAGAGGAGTACCCTTTAAAGCTTGCTGTCTTAGAACCATTCGAAAAGCAAAGCTCTAACTGGAATGAAGCCAATCAATTATGGGCAAATGAAATTCTTGCTGTGGCAGATTACCACGCATTTATTACAAAGCGACCATATGAAAATCCAGCGCAGTTTCAAGTAAAAGACGGTTTTATAATTGATAATACAGACGGAGCTTTGCTTGTATACGATTTAGAAAAGGAAGGTTCGCCAAAATTTTTCTATGAACGAGCTAAAATAGCCAAAGAGCAGTCGGATTATTATTTAGAATGCATTGATTTTTATGCCCTTCAAGATGTAGTGGATGACATGAATCAAACCTTTTAA
- a CDS encoding YppE family protein, with translation MELLERTEKLLLQNEKNWELYLSNREAAKPFDFYKEMKPFVDEAKKLADDFLELAIPWVNKERPPYLGELQLRQASDNIQMTAVSAFNGKSFYKHFLDHYESTKYTLTRVRDFLKRKEELM, from the coding sequence ATGGAACTTTTAGAACGTACGGAAAAACTGCTTCTGCAAAACGAAAAAAATTGGGAATTATACCTAAGTAATCGCGAAGCAGCAAAACCGTTTGATTTTTATAAAGAGATGAAGCCATTTGTGGACGAAGCAAAGAAGCTTGCGGATGATTTTTTAGAGTTAGCTATTCCATGGGTAAATAAAGAACGTCCGCCGTATTTAGGGGAACTCCAACTTAGACAAGCATCTGACAATATTCAAATGACAGCAGTGAGCGCATTTAATGGAAAGTCTTTTTATAAGCACTTCTTGGATCATTATGAATCTACTAAGTATACACTAACAAGAGTAAGAGATTTCTTAAAAAGAAAAGAGGAATTGATGTGA